tgaattttactttatttattttttatacagcaggttcttattagtcatccattttatacacatcagtgtatacatgtcaatcccaatcgccatccccacccccctgccgcttttcccccttggtgtccatacatttgttctctacatctgtgcctctatttctgccctgcaaaccggtccacctgtaccatttttctaggttccacatatatgcgttaatatacgatatttgttttcctctttctgacttactttactctgtatgacagtctctagatccatccaggtctctacaaatgacccaatttcattccattttacggctgagtaatattccattgtatatatgtaccacatcttctttatctattcgtctgtcaatgggcattcaggttgcttccatgacctgcctattgtaaatagtgctgcaatgaacattggggtgcatgtgtctttttgaattatggttttctctgggtatatgcctagtagtgggattgctgggtcatatggtaattctatttttagttttttgaggaacctccaaactgttctccatggtggctgtatcaatttacatttccaccaatagtgcaagagggttcccttttctccacaccctctccagcatttattgtttctagatttccaAGTCTCTCtttaaagcccatgctctgctacCAAATAGGATGTCATTCTAGCATTCGTGAGGAAAtctagaaaatacaggaaaaagtgGTAAAGTTGTACCAAGTCCACAGTAGTCATCTTGGTGTGGTGAAAATATACTGGTTAGCAGAGACATCAGTAATTATAGGGGAGGGATCAAGAAATCTTTTCTCTCAAGAGCCAAAGAGTAAATATTCTAGTCTTGGGTGGCCAGATGGTTTCTGTTACAACTGGTCAGCTCTGCTGTTGCCATGGGAAAGCAGCTATGGACAATCTGTAAACCAATGGCTATGTTCCAATGGCATtgtatttatggacactgaaatttgaatttcatgtatcatgaaatattctttttcttcaaatttccTTTCAGCCATTCAAAAATGTACAAcaattcttagctcacaggctgTACAGAAACATGTGGCAGGTGGATTGGCCCTCACCCATGATGCCCATTGTAGTTTTGTCCACCCCTGGTatagagggaagaaaaatgacTAAACTTAATTTAATGATGACCACCTAACATGAGCAAGGTGCCTAAAACCCAGTGATGAGTAGAGAGAAATCGCTCTCCATAAGCTAGTGGTGGGGCAAACAGACAAGCAAAGAGAGGGGCACCAAGTCCTAGTAGAACAGGTGGAAGGGCTCCTAACCCAGACTTGGGAGGGCAGGGAAAGGGTGCCACACGGGGGGCCTGATCGACGGGAGGAACTCGTCAAGAAAAAGGGGGGAGCAAATATTCCAGGTACAATATTCTCGACCCTATTAAGGTTGAGGCCTCATGCTACCATGAACTCATTATTGACCCTCAGGCAAGTCAGTGCATGTGTGGGCTTCAATCTCCTCTTGTGCAAAGTGGGTATAACGTCCATGCTCACCTCCCAGGTTGTCAGTGAGAAAATGGAGCCAAAAGGGTGATAGAACATCAGTGACAGTTCATTTTCAAGATGCTCCATTTGTGACTTGAGCGAGCTGGTCTGAAAAAACTGCAAGATGCCTTCCAATCCCGCATCTCTGAATTCTTGATTTTTATCTTTAGGTAAAGAGAAACCCTGCTCTTCAGCAATTCTGGGAGCTGTCAACATTAATATCAGTCACTGCTGGTGGTGACCTGCCTCACAACAACTGATATGGTCCCAAGTTGAAGAAATATACCGTCCCTTGTGGTCAAACATTATGtcggtgatggtgatggtgatggtgtccCTCTCTGGGGTAAAAGGGCTGTAAGACGGACACACGTTCTACCCTCCCCCCCGCCCTGGGGGAACACCCTGAGTCGGCAGCCGTGACAGATTTGTTAGGGTCTTAACTTGAGATTGACCTGGACCAAGGTACCTAACACTGCTCAGCTCTTGCTCCGTTGGCCCCAGTGGCTCATGTTCTCAGATCCATTCAATCCCTTCATCGTTAGAGAAGAACTTCAGCTTGTGGTTGATCCACTGTCCCTTAAGTGAGTGGCAGTATTTCTCTTCTTGCTCAAAATAAGAAGTGGGAGTAGATTCCCCAGCAGTCGGGGGATGGACCTGCAGACTGACTTCAACAATGATATGAAGTGACAAACACAGAAGAGATGGTAGGAAACATGAAGCTGAAGGTACTCAAGTTTGTTGTAGGTCTTATAGCCATTTCTATAACTCTTTTGTTTCTCTATACCAACAATTTAGTCCTGCCAAAATACCTGCCAGTGGGGAAAATCTCAAACTCTTCAGTGCTTGCAGAAGTCTGTGACATGATTATAACAGGAAAGAAAATCTTGGATGGAAATATACCAATGACACCACTGACACCACTGAGAAACATAACTTGCCAACAGTACTTGACCCAGAATCACTACATAATGAAACCTCTGTCCAAAGATGAAGCTGAGTTCCCTTTGGCATATGTCATGGTCATCCACAAAGACTTTGATACATTTGAGAGGCTTTTCAGGGCTATTTACATGCCTCAAAATGTCTACTGTGTTCATGTGGATGAGAAAGCCACCTCTGCTTTCAAGGATTCGGTAGGAAGGCTGCTGAGCTGCTTCGCAAATGCCTTTCTGGCTTCCAAGAGGGAGTCTGTGGTCTACGCAGGACTTTCCAGGCTCCAGGCTGACCTGAATTGCCTGCAAGACCTCATAGGCTCGGAGGTTCCATGGAAGTACACCATCAACACCTGCGGGCAAGATTTCCCCCTGAAAACCAACAGGGAGATCGTTCAGTATATAAAAggatttaaagggaaaaacatCACCCCAGGGGTGCTGCCTCCTCCTCATATTATCAGAAGGACCAGATATATGCACTTGGAGCAGAAATACCAATTGTTTTCCTTCATGCTGTGGACTTG
This genomic interval from Balaenoptera ricei isolate mBalRic1 chromosome 11, mBalRic1.hap2, whole genome shotgun sequence contains the following:
- the LOC132374326 gene encoding N-acetyllactosaminide beta-1,6-N-acetylglucosaminyl-transferase isoform X2, which produces MVGNMKLKVLKFVVGLIAISITLLFLYTNNLVLPKYLPVGKISNSSVLAEVCDMIITGKKILDGNIPMTPLTPLRNITCQQYLTQNHYIMKPLSKDEAEFPLAYVMVIHKDFDTFERLFRAIYMPQNVYCVHVDEKATSAFKDSVGRLLSCFANAFLASKRESVVYAGLSRLQADLNCLQDLIGSEVPWKYTINTCGQDFPLKTNREIVQYIKGFKGKNITPGVLPPPHIIRRTRYMHLEQKYQLFSFMLWTWIRKMSPPHNLTIYFGSSYVALTREFANFVLQDQRAIDLLGWSKDTYSPDEHFWVTLNRIPGVPGSMPNASWAGNLRAVKWFDMEDKHGGCHGHYVHGICIYGNGDLKWLINSSSLFANKFELTTYPLTVECLELRLRERTLNQSEIAIQPSWYF